In the genome of bacterium, one region contains:
- the rimI gene encoding ribosomal protein S18-alanine N-acetyltransferase — protein sequence MKREDMPAVLRIEQASFADPWTVGMFLRDIRDNRLAHFLVAKHKGKIIGYAGLWLIGDEAHLVNLAVDLPYRKQGIGRELLMAMLKIARDKGAQKATLEVRASNLKAQEFYQHFGFRPIAIRKGYYTHPKDDAVIMWQDDLTNCGHCWST from the coding sequence ATGAAGAGAGAAGACATGCCGGCTGTCCTGAGGATTGAGCAGGCTTCTTTTGCTGATCCCTGGACAGTGGGGATGTTTTTACGTGATATAAGAGATAACCGGCTGGCTCATTTCCTGGTGGCTAAACACAAGGGGAAAATAATCGGCTATGCCGGCTTGTGGCTGATTGGTGATGAGGCCCACTTAGTTAATTTAGCGGTGGACCTTCCCTATAGAAAACAGGGGATAGGCCGAGAATTGCTAATGGCTATGCTGAAGATAGCCAGAGACAAGGGCGCCCAAAAGGCTACCCTGGAAGTCAGGGCCTCAAATCTGAAGGCCCAAGAATTTTACCAGCACTTCGGCTTTCGTCCTATTGCTATCAGAAAGGGGTATTACACTCATCCTAAAGATGATGCCGTAATTATGTGGCAAGATGACCTTACCAATTGTGGCCATTGTTGGTCGACCTAA